From a single Rhodothermaceae bacterium genomic region:
- the trpC gene encoding indole-3-glycerol phosphate synthase TrpC, with protein sequence MTILDRIVTDVRTQLSARKRLISMRELESSIHAAPPAKDFQAALQAPGLSIIAEIKQCSPSKGLLRQSFDVPFLAQQYSSADAISVLTEEDHFSGSLSHLSTVAKHTHLPVLRKDFIIDPYQLYESRVAGADAVLLIAAILDRSLLRDLLSLAVELRLDCLVEIYDPVELDKIDFTQVSILGVNNRNLHTFEVDIEHSLRVFGMVDTDLIKVSESGLQSANDLAYLHQKEVDAVLIGETFMCADDPGTALRLLREETDALLNST encoded by the coding sequence ATGACAATTCTTGATCGTATTGTCACAGATGTTCGGACTCAACTGAGCGCTCGGAAACGACTGATTTCGATGCGTGAACTGGAATCGTCTATTCATGCCGCCCCGCCGGCCAAAGATTTTCAGGCCGCACTGCAAGCTCCCGGACTCTCCATCATAGCGGAGATCAAACAGTGCTCCCCCTCGAAAGGTCTTCTGAGACAATCATTTGACGTACCCTTTCTTGCGCAACAATATTCGAGCGCGGACGCGATCAGTGTCTTGACGGAAGAAGATCATTTTAGTGGATCGCTTTCGCACCTCAGTACGGTAGCCAAGCATACACACCTTCCCGTTTTGCGGAAAGATTTTATCATTGACCCCTATCAATTATATGAATCCAGAGTTGCGGGAGCGGATGCGGTACTTTTGATTGCAGCCATCCTCGACCGATCTCTGCTTCGTGACCTGCTCAGCCTTGCAGTTGAGCTACGTCTGGATTGTCTTGTTGAGATCTATGATCCGGTTGAGTTGGATAAAATTGATTTCACGCAGGTCTCCATCCTTGGTGTCAATAATAGAAACCTGCATACGTTTGAGGTAGATATCGAGCACTCTCTTCGAGTTTTTGGGATGGTGGATACGGATCTTATCAAAGTTTCGGAAAGTGGACTTCAATCGGCAAACGATTTGGCCTACCTGCACCAAAAAGAGGTTGATGCCGTTTTAATCGGCGAAACTTTCATGTGTGCGGATGATCCTGGAACTGCCCTACGATTGCTTCGAGAGGAAACGGATGCTCTGCTCAACTCAACGTAA
- a CDS encoding AAA family ATPase, which translates to MLAHPTLLKLEQMRLSGMAAALRDQFDTPDIEAMPFLDRLGLMVDHEEAVRGDRRLARRLHTAQLRIPASMANLDYSASRGLDKRVMLHLASCQWIRRRQNVIITGPTGVGKSYVACALAHKACLENFNVRYTRLSRLLESLQLAREDGTYLKVMKQLSRMDVLILDDWGLHPIHPIQQRDLMELLDDRYTLRSTIVTSQYPMDKWYEIMEDPTLADAILDRIVNNAHKIELTGESMRKVQGQRELANETAQS; encoded by the coding sequence ATGCTAGCTCATCCAACGCTCTTAAAACTTGAACAGATGCGGCTCAGTGGAATGGCTGCTGCACTCCGGGATCAGTTCGACACGCCCGACATTGAGGCCATGCCCTTTCTGGATCGTCTTGGACTCATGGTGGACCATGAAGAGGCGGTCCGTGGAGATCGGCGGCTGGCCCGCCGACTGCACACCGCGCAATTGCGCATCCCGGCAAGTATGGCCAATCTGGATTACAGTGCCTCTCGCGGTCTGGACAAGCGTGTGATGCTCCACTTGGCCAGTTGTCAATGGATCCGCCGCCGACAGAACGTCATCATTACCGGACCCACCGGAGTCGGAAAAAGTTATGTCGCATGTGCACTGGCACACAAAGCCTGTCTGGAAAATTTCAACGTGCGATACACGCGACTTTCCCGACTGCTGGAATCATTGCAACTCGCCCGCGAGGATGGTACCTATCTCAAGGTCATGAAACAGCTCTCTCGCATGGATGTACTGATTCTGGATGACTGGGGACTCCACCCCATTCATCCGATCCAACAACGGGACCTGATGGAACTCTTGGATGATCGATACACCCTACGATCTACCATTGTGACCAGTCAGTATCCGATGGATAAGTGGTATGAGATCATGGAAGACCCAACCTTGGCCGATGCCATCCTGGATCGAATCGTCAACAATGCCCACAAAATAGAGTTGACGGGAGAGTCGATGCGAAAGGTGCAAGGACAACGAGAATTGGCAAACGAAACTGCACAATCATGA
- a CDS encoding IS21 family transposase gives MPANRIQMGMIKRILELHFAADLSVRAIARGVGIGRSSVSRILDRAKVAKLTWPLPEGMSDADLEQVLYPIAVESGSAQRPVPNWMEVHKELARHRSLPLYQLWTEYIEQNPNGYQYSYFCDLYRKWRCRHAEPVMHMTRKAGERLYVDYSGKKPCITHPITAQTRAVELFVAALGASGYIYAEASETQKAVDFCGSVGRSFVFYGGVPRIIVPDNLKSAVVQFRTDDAPILNASFGDLAEFFQVAVLPARPRRPKDKGLVESSVLMVQRKILGTLRNREFFSLAELNEAILEQVHMLNEAPMQKTKVSRKQLFAELDQPALRPLPREPYEYVVWVNKRKVRFDYHVQIENHRYSVPYSYLGKDVQVRIGAKTVEILDGERRIASHMRSVLPGKYSTKRAHMPRNHREYADWSPTRFRKWAEAIGPHTKALIEANFAWFDLPEQAFQRCMGTLNLGREYGYEAMEKGCELALSRNTLSTQAVKQLVKQMATQLRHPPQLSIDHDNIRGAAYYSTNPPSSC, from the coding sequence ATGCCAGCAAATCGAATACAGATGGGGATGATCAAGCGTATATTAGAACTTCACTTTGCAGCGGACCTATCCGTGCGCGCGATTGCGCGTGGCGTGGGCATTGGTCGCAGTTCTGTGTCGCGGATTCTGGATCGCGCCAAGGTTGCGAAGTTGACTTGGCCGTTACCCGAAGGGATGAGTGATGCCGACCTGGAGCAGGTCCTGTATCCGATCGCCGTCGAGTCGGGCTCGGCTCAGCGCCCGGTGCCCAATTGGATGGAAGTCCACAAGGAATTAGCCCGACATCGATCTCTGCCCCTCTATCAACTTTGGACGGAGTATATCGAGCAGAATCCGAACGGGTATCAGTACAGTTACTTTTGTGATCTGTATCGCAAGTGGCGATGCCGTCATGCGGAGCCGGTGATGCATATGACGCGGAAGGCTGGAGAGCGATTGTACGTGGACTATTCTGGAAAGAAGCCCTGTATCACGCACCCGATCACAGCACAGACGCGAGCGGTCGAGTTATTCGTTGCGGCACTCGGTGCGTCCGGTTACATCTATGCGGAGGCGAGTGAAACGCAAAAGGCCGTTGATTTTTGCGGGTCTGTGGGGCGGTCATTTGTATTTTATGGGGGTGTTCCTCGGATCATTGTCCCCGACAATCTCAAATCTGCTGTGGTTCAGTTCCGCACAGATGATGCGCCCATCCTGAACGCTTCTTTCGGTGATCTGGCCGAGTTTTTCCAGGTGGCTGTCCTGCCTGCACGGCCTCGGCGGCCCAAGGATAAGGGGCTTGTTGAATCGAGTGTTTTGATGGTCCAGAGAAAGATTCTGGGAACGCTTCGCAACCGAGAATTCTTCAGCCTCGCTGAGCTCAATGAAGCGATTCTGGAACAGGTTCACATGCTGAATGAAGCTCCAATGCAGAAGACGAAGGTCTCTCGGAAGCAACTGTTTGCGGAGTTGGATCAACCGGCACTGCGTCCCTTGCCCCGCGAACCCTATGAATATGTGGTGTGGGTGAACAAGCGAAAAGTCCGATTTGATTACCATGTCCAAATTGAGAATCATCGTTACAGCGTTCCCTACTCCTATCTTGGCAAGGATGTCCAAGTACGGATTGGGGCCAAGACTGTAGAGATATTAGACGGAGAGCGTCGAATTGCCTCGCATATGCGGAGCGTGTTGCCTGGGAAGTATTCCACAAAACGAGCACATATGCCGCGGAATCATCGGGAGTATGCGGATTGGTCTCCCACGCGGTTCCGGAAGTGGGCCGAAGCGATTGGTCCGCATACGAAGGCACTCATTGAGGCAAACTTTGCGTGGTTTGATCTTCCAGAACAGGCGTTCCAACGTTGTATGGGCACACTCAATCTGGGACGTGAGTACGGATATGAAGCGATGGAAAAGGGCTGCGAGCTCGCACTAAGTCGAAATACACTGAGCACCCAGGCCGTCAAGCAACTGGTCAAACAGATGGCCACCCAATTACGCCATCCACCACAGCTCTCGATTGACCATGACAATATTCGCGGAGCTGCGTACTATTCAACCAACCCACCATCGTCATGCTAG